A region of Candidatus Omnitrophota bacterium DNA encodes the following proteins:
- a CDS encoding SpoIID/LytB domain-containing protein, translated as MPEIRNLTRLIYCLTFFLAVCPCAQEMAFAAPASSGINSYVVRVAVINDASEVELRVKGRYSIHALPMLEMLREDSNLNKCRIVPTNSGLLMGVEAFNIYGIRIKPIGAATIYVNGRKFRGDIDVVRTEKMKLLVINHVDIEDYVSGVLYHEVSHLWPMEVLKAQAIASRTFAVYKTIESLGRDYDLTNDIYSQVYGGRTSEKYRTSRAVRETKGKILIYKDKVLPAYFHATCGGHTEDASLLWNVNMPPLKGKPCSYCQKSPHFKWTATISLADIEGGLNKAGYKVGGIKDIKILSRDNSGRVAQVGIPNTLGEEKIPANRFRLAVGPNILRSANFDVVLRGKSALFTGIGWGHGVGMCQWGAYYMSKDGFSAAEILKFYYPGASIANMKYLLEETNE; from the coding sequence ATGCCGGAAATAAGAAACCTTACCCGCCTAATTTATTGTTTGACATTCTTTCTTGCCGTGTGTCCCTGTGCGCAAGAGATGGCTTTTGCTGCCCCGGCTTCTTCGGGCATAAATTCATACGTGGTAAGAGTGGCGGTAATAAATGATGCATCCGAAGTGGAATTGAGGGTCAAGGGGCGTTACAGCATACATGCCCTCCCTATGCTTGAGATGCTGCGAGAGGACTCTAATTTAAACAAATGCCGCATAGTCCCTACCAATAGCGGCCTCTTGATGGGTGTAGAGGCTTTTAATATTTACGGGATCAGGATAAAACCTATCGGTGCGGCAACCATATATGTAAACGGCCGGAAATTCAGGGGCGATATAGACGTGGTGAGAACCGAGAAGATGAAGCTTTTGGTGATCAACCACGTTGATATAGAGGATTATGTAAGCGGGGTTCTGTATCACGAAGTATCACACCTTTGGCCCATGGAAGTACTTAAGGCGCAGGCGATTGCGTCGCGAACTTTTGCTGTTTATAAGACTATAGAGTCGCTCGGACGCGATTATGATTTGACAAACGATATATATTCGCAGGTTTACGGCGGCAGGACATCCGAAAAGTACAGGACGAGCAGGGCTGTAAGAGAGACGAAAGGAAAGATATTGATATACAAGGATAAAGTCCTGCCGGCTTATTTTCATGCTACGTGCGGAGGCCATACGGAAGACGCATCTTTATTATGGAATGTAAATATGCCGCCGTTAAAAGGAAAGCCGTGTTCGTATTGCCAAAAATCACCGCACTTTAAATGGACAGCGACCATTTCCCTTGCCGATATAGAAGGAGGTCTCAATAAGGCCGGTTATAAAGTGGGCGGTATAAAAGATATAAAGATATTGTCCAGGGATAATTCCGGCAGAGTTGCTCAAGTCGGTATTCCAAATACACTTGGCGAGGAAAAGATTCCCGCCAATAGATTCAGATTGGCTGTGGGGCCCAATATCTTACGGAGCGCCAATTTCGACGTGGTACTAAGGGGGAAATCCGCACTTTTTACCGGAATAGGCTGGGGGCATGGTGTAGGCATGTGCCAATGGGGCGCTTATTATATGTCTAAAGACGGATTCTCCGCAGCGGAGATACTAAAGTTTTATTATCCGGGGGCCAGCATAGCGAATATGAAGTATTTGTTAGAAGAAACCAATGAATAA
- a CDS encoding YebC/PmpR family DNA-binding transcriptional regulator, which translates to MSGHSKWATIKHKKAATDSKRGKLFTKLIKMLTVAAKNGGGSPDTNPSLRLAIDKAKEANMPQDNIERAIKKGTGELPGVSYESVSYEGYGPGGVAFYVDVLTDNKNRVTAEVRTIFSKIGGNLAGAGAVSWLFEKKGLFIVNKKDASEDKLMSIVLDAGAEDMSDESETYEIKCQPVDYEKIKKALDEANIKTESAEVTFIPKTTVKVTGDQAKQVLNLVEQLEDNDDVQNVYANFDIPDDILDKSA; encoded by the coding sequence ATGTCAGGACATTCGAAATGGGCTACGATAAAACATAAAAAAGCTGCAACAGACTCTAAGAGAGGCAAGCTTTTTACCAAGTTGATAAAGATGCTTACTGTCGCGGCGAAAAACGGAGGTGGTAGTCCCGATACAAACCCTTCTTTGCGCTTGGCGATCGATAAAGCCAAAGAAGCAAATATGCCGCAGGATAACATAGAAAGGGCGATAAAAAAGGGCACGGGAGAATTGCCCGGTGTTTCATACGAATCGGTATCTTACGAAGGCTACGGCCCGGGCGGTGTCGCTTTTTACGTAGATGTGCTTACGGATAATAAAAATAGAGTGACCGCCGAAGTAAGGACTATATTTTCAAAAATCGGCGGCAACTTGGCCGGCGCGGGCGCGGTAAGCTGGCTCTTTGAGAAAAAAGGGCTTTTTATAGTAAACAAAAAAGACGCGTCCGAAGATAAATTGATGTCCATAGTGTTGGATGCGGGCGCAGAAGATATGTCGGATGAGAGCGAGACATATGAGATCAAATGCCAGCCGGTGGATTACGAAAAGATAAAAAAGGCGCTGGATGAAGCCAATATCAAGACAGAGTCCGCCGAAGTTACCTTTATACCGAAAACCACAGTTAAGGTAACGGGCGATCAGGCAAAGCAGGTGTTGAATCTGGTCGAGCAGCTCGAGGATAACGACGACGTGCAGAACGTATACGCCAATTTTGATATACCGGATGATATATTAGATAAAAGTGCGTAA
- a CDS encoding epoxyqueuosine reductase QueH, whose translation MRVLLHVCCAPCSIHPSQELLKDKSGHVTGFFYNPNIHPAGEYEKRRAALIEYSKNAHFDVVFDKYEPEVFFSKIGIRTQAPERCKLCWQMRLEKTAESAKAGGFDAFTSTLLVSPYQDQEEIIRIGSECGGKFGVEFISADFRGGFREAQEEAKARALYRQKYCGCVFSEKERSEKRCRK comes from the coding sequence ATGCGGGTACTATTACATGTCTGCTGCGCACCATGCTCCATCCATCCCTCACAGGAACTATTAAAAGATAAATCCGGGCATGTTACCGGTTTTTTTTATAATCCGAACATACATCCCGCCGGAGAATACGAAAAGAGGCGCGCTGCCCTCATAGAGTATTCCAAAAATGCTCATTTTGATGTTGTCTTCGACAAATACGAGCCGGAAGTTTTTTTCAGTAAAATAGGTATACGCACCCAGGCACCGGAGCGCTGTAAGCTTTGCTGGCAAATGAGGCTTGAAAAAACGGCCGAAAGTGCCAAGGCCGGAGGGTTTGACGCCTTTACCAGCACGCTTTTGGTAAGCCCCTACCAAGACCAGGAAGAGATCATAAGAATAGGTTCAGAATGCGGGGGGAAATTCGGCGTTGAATTTATATCTGCCGATTTCCGCGGCGGTTTCAGAGAGGCACAGGAAGAAGCGAAGGCTCGCGCCTTATACAGACAGAAATACTGCGGTTGTGTATTCAGCGAAAAAGAGAGATCAGAGAAAAGATGCCGGAAATAA
- the ruvC gene encoding crossover junction endodeoxyribonuclease RuvC: MKILGIDPGLGITGYGLVDDTAAGAKLIEAGVIRTSADKGIMARLLKIYDGLSEIIEEYRPEVIVIEKIYSHYKHPRTAILMSHARGVVCLLAGKYNLELINYASTHVKKTIAGRGHASKNQVAGMVKTLLSLKEVPKPEDVTDALALAMSHLDFIKVKRRYK; the protein is encoded by the coding sequence ATGAAAATACTGGGTATTGATCCGGGTTTAGGTATTACGGGCTATGGCCTGGTGGATGATACTGCCGCAGGCGCTAAGCTTATAGAGGCGGGCGTCATAAGGACATCAGCCGACAAAGGCATAATGGCCCGGCTCCTCAAAATATACGACGGCCTTTCCGAGATAATAGAAGAATACCGGCCCGAAGTTATAGTAATAGAAAAGATCTATTCTCATTATAAACATCCGCGAACCGCAATTTTAATGAGCCACGCCCGCGGTGTCGTATGCCTTCTCGCGGGAAAGTATAACCTCGAACTTATTAATTACGCCTCCACTCACGTAAAGAAAACCATAGCCGGACGGGGGCACGCGAGTAAAAATCAGGTTGCGGGTATGGTAAAGACGCTTCTTTCCTTAAAAGAAGTGCCGAAACCCGAAGACGTTACCGATGCCCTGGCATTGGCTATGAGCCATCTGGACTTCATAAAAGTAAAAAGGCGGTATAAATGA
- the ruvB gene encoding Holliday junction branch migration DNA helicase RuvB has protein sequence MPQDNESPKRERLIGLEEAEEDVLSLSLRPSSLSDFVGQKSVVDNLIVAIKAAKKRSEPLEHVLFSGPPGLGKTTLAYIIAHEMGTKMTSTSGPAIERPGDLIGILTNLSEGDVLFIDEVHRMPKIVEEFLYPAMENFQIDFIIDRGPYAKTIKFNLKRFTLIGATTRSGLLSAALRDRFGMFYHMDFYEPGELVNIIKRSASILGIHIDSDGALEVAKRARGTPRIANRLLRRVRDWTEVKADGTIIKMIAEKALNDQGIDTLGLDSVDRKVIKSIMDFYKGGPVGIESLAATLNEEEDTIVDVVEPFLLKIGFLKRTSRGRELTGLAYEHMGVSVKRSPQKEFL, from the coding sequence ATGCCGCAAGATAACGAATCTCCGAAAAGAGAGAGATTAATAGGCCTGGAAGAGGCAGAGGAAGATGTTCTTAGTCTATCCCTGCGCCCGAGCTCTCTTTCGGATTTTGTAGGGCAGAAGAGCGTAGTTGATAACCTCATCGTCGCCATAAAAGCCGCAAAGAAGAGGAGCGAGCCGCTTGAACATGTACTCTTTTCAGGCCCCCCGGGCCTTGGCAAGACTACCTTAGCGTACATAATCGCTCACGAAATGGGCACCAAGATGACTTCTACGAGCGGGCCGGCAATCGAACGGCCAGGAGATCTTATTGGGATATTGACCAATCTTTCAGAGGGAGATGTCCTGTTTATAGACGAAGTCCACAGGATGCCAAAGATTGTGGAAGAATTTTTATATCCTGCGATGGAAAATTTCCAGATAGATTTTATAATAGATAGAGGGCCTTACGCCAAAACGATAAAATTTAACCTTAAACGTTTTACTCTTATAGGCGCTACCACGAGATCCGGGCTTTTGAGCGCGGCCCTGCGCGACAGATTCGGGATGTTTTATCATATGGATTTCTATGAACCCGGCGAACTTGTTAATATAATAAAGCGCTCCGCTTCTATTCTTGGTATACATATTGACTCGGATGGAGCCCTTGAGGTCGCCAAAAGAGCGCGCGGAACTCCAAGGATAGCGAACCGGCTTTTGCGGAGGGTGAGGGACTGGACGGAAGTGAAAGCCGACGGTACCATTATAAAAATGATCGCCGAAAAGGCGCTTAATGATCAGGGCATAGATACTCTGGGGCTTGATTCGGTAGACAGAAAGGTGATAAAATCTATAATGGATTTTTATAAAGGCGGGCCTGTCGGCATAGAGTCGCTTGCCGCTACGTTAAACGAGGAAGAAGATACGATAGTAGATGTAGTCGAGCCATTTTTACTCAAGATAGGATTCTTGAAGCGAACGTCGCGCGGCCGCGAATTGACGGGCCTCGCGTACGAACACATGGGCGTTTCTGTAAAGCGTTCGCCTCAAAAAGAGTTTTTATAA
- a CDS encoding Holliday junction DNA helicase RuvA: protein MISQISGKLKQKKNNAVWIDVNGISYEVLLPGVVMKKVESAVDGNGCITLITYHYFQSDPSRSIPVLIGFLSEIEKEFFERFITVSGVGPKAACRAMELPFSAIADAIDKGDISILKSLPGIGEQRAREIIAKLQGKIGKYGLIQDKAVLGEISIEEDIKKEALDVLTQLQYAKSEAKTMIEDALSRNPKASSCEELLNEIYKQKQKRKKEDIKYAAR from the coding sequence ATGATATCCCAGATATCCGGAAAACTGAAGCAGAAGAAGAATAATGCCGTATGGATAGACGTAAACGGTATCTCTTACGAAGTCCTTCTGCCGGGTGTTGTGATGAAGAAGGTAGAGTCCGCCGTAGATGGAAACGGCTGTATAACGCTAATCACTTATCATTATTTTCAATCAGACCCATCGCGTTCTATCCCCGTGCTTATAGGTTTCTTGAGCGAAATAGAAAAAGAATTCTTTGAAAGGTTCATAACTGTTTCGGGTGTTGGCCCTAAAGCTGCCTGTAGGGCCATGGAATTACCTTTTTCCGCAATAGCGGATGCCATAGACAAAGGCGACATATCCATACTCAAAAGCCTGCCGGGCATAGGCGAGCAACGGGCGAGAGAGATAATAGCAAAACTGCAGGGCAAAATAGGCAAATATGGCCTCATACAGGATAAGGCAGTTTTAGGTGAGATATCAATAGAGGAAGATATTAAAAAAGAGGCCCTCGATGTACTTACTCAGCTTCAGTACGCGAAATCGGAAGCAAAAACCATGATAGAGGACGCACTTAGCAGGAATCCAAAAGCCTCATCTTGCGAAGAGCTGCTTAATGAAATATATAAGCAAAAGCAGAAGCGGAAAAAAGAGGACATAAAGTATGCCGCAAGATAA